The segment CTTCAGGTGCAGCTCGAGAACATCGTCGCGGACGAGTCCGGGCACTTCGACGAGACGGAGCGGATCCTCAGGGAGTGGCCGCTCTAGGCGCGGCCGCTCCCGGCGAGGGCGTGCTCCCGCCGCGCGGCGCGGCCCACGACAGATCCGGACGTCGCTCGTGCCATGACGTGGCGCGTTCGTACGCGCGCGCCACGCGCAGCGCCATCGCTTCATGGAACGGCTTCGCGGACACGAGGAGCCCGATCGGAAGTCCGGCCGACGTGAACCCGCAGGGCAGCGAAACGCCGCACAGGTCGAGCACGTTCCCGATGCCCGCGTTCCGGTTCAGCTTCAGGTTGTAGTCGCGGTACGCCTCCGGGCTCTCGAGCAGCGGAGCGATGGGGCGCGCCGGGAGCATCGAGGCGGGCATGAGGAGCGCGTCGACCCCGGCGAGCGTGCGGGAGAGCCGCTCCCGGTATCCCAGGTAGCGCTGCTTCATCGCCTCGAACGCGTTGGGCTCGAGGTCGCGCCCGGTGATCATCCGGCGCGCCACGTTCGGATCCAGCTCGTCGAAGTGCCGGTCGAGGAGATCGCGGTTCACCTCGCAGGCTTCGTGCGCGACGAAGAGCCCGCGGTTCTTCTCGAGGACGAGCTCCGCCACCTCGGGCAGCTCGATCGACGTCACGCTCGCGCCGAGCGACCGGAACACCTCGCCGGTCGTGCGAACGGCGTCTTCGACCTCGGGGTCGACGTCGTCGAAGAACACCGTCTCCCCGAACGCGAGACGGAGTCCCACGACGCCTTCCTCGAGCGTTGGAAGCGGATCCTCCACCTTGATTCCAGCCGTGGAAGGATCGCCGGAGTCCGGTCCGGACAGCGCCGCGTAGAGCCACGCCGCGTCCTCGACGCTCCGCGCGAGCGGGCCCACGCTGTCGAGCGTTCGGCTCAGCGGATACACACCGGCGCGGCTGACGCGCCCGACCGTGGTCTTGAGTCCCACGATTCCGCAGAGCGCGGCCGGAACGCGCACCGATCCTCCCGTGTCCGTTCCAAGGGCCGCGGGCGCGAGCCCGGCCGCGACCGCGACCGCGCTCCCGCTCGACGAGCCGCCGGGTGCATGCGGTGCCGCGTGCCACGGGTTGAGCGGATTCCCCTGGTCGGCGTTCGTCCCCACGAGTCCGAACGCGAACTGCACGGTGTGGGTCTTGCCGAGGAGCACCATCCCCGCGGCGGAGAGCCGCCTCACCGCCGTGCAGTCCTCCCGCGCCACGTTTCCGGAGAGGAGGCGCGTGCCGCCCGTCGTGGGGAGTCCCTTCACGCCGAAGAGGTCCTTCGCGGCGTACGGGATCCCGTGGAGCGGTCCGCGATCGTGGCCTTCCCGGAGCTCCTGGTCGGCGGCCCGAGCTTCCTGGAGCGCACGATCGCGCGTGACCGCAAGGAACGCGTGAAGCCGCGGATCGAGGGACGCGATGCGGTCGAGGCAGTGCTCGGTCAGCGCGGCGGACGAGATCTTGCCCCGACGGATTCTCACCGCGAGCTCGAGGATCGGTTCGTATTCGAGCATGGGGTTCAGTCCCGGTCCACGTCGTAGGCGTAGGCGACCGCGGCATCGAACCCCATCGCGCGTCCCACGTTCTTCTCGCGCTCCGCGGCCACGCGCCCGAGACGCTGCTCCGCTGGGACCAGGTAGCGTTGTTTGAGTCGTTCCCAGAAGTCCATGGTGACCTGGTTCTGTCGCGCCTCGCGCTCCGCGAGCGCGGCGCCGAGAAGCCGCATCGACTTCGCGTCCCGGCCGATGCCCGCAAGGCTCATGGCGCCACCTTCGAGCTCGAAGACGGCTTCCATCCGGTTTCCGTATCGGATGGCGGCCCTCAGGCTCTCCACGTAGAGTCCGACCGCCTTCGCGGCGTCCCCCCGGATCAACGCGCAGTCCGCGAGATAGTGGTAGGCGACCTGGATCTCGCTCGCCCGGTCGGCCCGGAGGGCAATGGCTAGCGCCTCGCTCGCCAGAGCTTCGGTTCGCTCGATGTTCCCCAGGGCTACGAGGATCTGACAGACGTTCAGGGTCTCGCGATTCACGAGCCGCTCGTCGCCCGTTTCCCTCGCGATCGAGAGGCACTCTTCGAACAGAGCGAGGGCGCGCGGAGCGTCGCCCGCGAAGAAGATGCTCCATGCGACGGAGTCGAGCGCGAGCGCGATCTCCCGAGGGTCGCCGATCTCGCGCCAGATCGCGAGGCACTCCTCGGCGGGCTTCCGGCTGTCCTGGTAATCCCCCTGCCACGCGGCGAGCTGGCTCGTGCCCCAGAGAACGCGCGCAGAGTCGCGGGACCGATCCAGCCCGCGCTCCATGACCCGCCGCAGATGCTCCCGGCCTTCCGAGTTGTGGGAGTGGAGCTGCCAGAACCAGGCGAGCGCCCCCACGAGGCGACGCTCCTCCGAGGGTCGGTTCGCGCCCGCCCAGGCGATGGCCGCTCTCAGGTTGTCGTGCTCGCGCTCGAGCGAGGAGAGCCACTCGGCCGTGGCGTCGAGCCGCTCCGCGTACGCGCGCTCCGACAGCTCCGCGTAGTGCGCGAGGTGCCGCTCTCGAGCGGCGTCGGTCTCGCCGCTCTCGGTCAGCTTCTCCAGCGCGTAGAGGCGCAGCGGCTCCAGGAGCCGGTACCGGACGCGGTCCTCCGCGCTTCGCTCCCCGACGACGAGGGACTTCTCCACGAGCCGCGTGAGGAGGTCGAGCGCTTCACCGGCGCCGACCCCGCCGGCCTCGCCGACCCGTTCGGCGGCGTCGAGGTCGAAGCCGCCCGAGAAGCACGCGAGCCTCCGGAAGAGCGCTCGCTCCGGGCCCGTGAGGAGGTCGTGGCTCCAGTCCATGGCGGCGCGGAGCGTTTGATGACGAGGGATCGCCGCACGACCGGCCGCGAGGAGGCCGAAGCCCTCGCTCAAGCGCTTCTCGATGTCGGCA is part of the Candidatus Eisenbacteria bacterium genome and harbors:
- a CDS encoding amidase; amino-acid sequence: MLEYEPILELAVRIRRGKISSAALTEHCLDRIASLDPRLHAFLAVTRDRALQEARAADQELREGHDRGPLHGIPYAAKDLFGVKGLPTTGGTRLLSGNVAREDCTAVRRLSAAGMVLLGKTHTVQFAFGLVGTNADQGNPLNPWHAAPHAPGGSSSGSAVAVAAGLAPAALGTDTGGSVRVPAALCGIVGLKTTVGRVSRAGVYPLSRTLDSVGPLARSVEDAAWLYAALSGPDSGDPSTAGIKVEDPLPTLEEGVVGLRLAFGETVFFDDVDPEVEDAVRTTGEVFRSLGASVTSIELPEVAELVLEKNRGLFVAHEACEVNRDLLDRHFDELDPNVARRMITGRDLEPNAFEAMKQRYLGYRERLSRTLAGVDALLMPASMLPARPIAPLLESPEAYRDYNLKLNRNAGIGNVLDLCGVSLPCGFTSAGLPIGLLVSAKPFHEAMALRVARAYERATSWHERRPDLSWAAPRGGSTPSPGAAAPRAATP
- a CDS encoding tetratricopeptide repeat protein; its protein translation is HFALNAANLDAVLGICARLDGIPLAIELAAARMQALSAADIEKRLSEGFGLLAAGRAAIPRHQTLRAAMDWSHDLLTGPERALFRRLACFSGGFDLDAAERVGEAGGVGAGEALDLLTRLVEKSLVVGERSAEDRVRYRLLEPLRLYALEKLTESGETDAARERHLAHYAELSERAYAERLDATAEWLSSLEREHDNLRAAIAWAGANRPSEERRLVGALAWFWQLHSHNSEGREHLRRVMERGLDRSRDSARVLWGTSQLAAWQGDYQDSRKPAEECLAIWREIGDPREIALALDSVAWSIFFAGDAPRALALFEECLSIARETGDERLVNRETLNVCQILVALGNIERTEALASEALAIALRADRASEIQVAYHYLADCALIRGDAAKAVGLYVESLRAAIRYGNRMEAVFELEGGAMSLAGIGRDAKSMRLLGAALAEREARQNQVTMDFWERLKQRYLVPAEQRLGRVAAEREKNVGRAMGFDAAVAYAYDVDRD